From one Lolium rigidum isolate FL_2022 chromosome 4, APGP_CSIRO_Lrig_0.1, whole genome shotgun sequence genomic stretch:
- the LOC124706024 gene encoding protein YIP4b-like, with protein sequence MSHFHPTQGDTIPLHPSSAKSDMDEIESLINAAPSAAAVLPARPSSPPRASIPISNSPAVPPPASSRPQPVPPFSPSAPLPSASVTVPIPIAADGFGAPTNTLTEPVWDTVKRDLSRIVSNLKLVVFPNPFREDPGKALRDWDLWGPFFFIVLLGLTLSWSASVRKSEVFAVAFAVLAAGAIILTLNVLLLGGQIIFFQSLSLLGYCLFPLDVGALICLLNDNDILKIVVVAVTLAWSSWAAYPFMSAAVNPRRKALALYPVFLLYVSVGFLIIAIN encoded by the exons ATGTCGCACTTCCATCCTACTCAGGGCGACACCATCCCGCTCCACCCCTCTTCCGCCAAGTCCGACATGGACGAGATCGAGAGCCTCATCAACGccgccccctccgccgccgccgtgctccccgCTCGCCCCTCATCCCCTCCACGCGCGTCCATCCCCATCTCCAACTCCCCTGCCGTCCCCCCTCCGGCCAGCTCCAGGCCCCAGCCGGTCCCGCCTTTCTCTCCCTCCGCGCCGCTCCCCTCCGCTTCCGTCACCGTTCCCATTCCCATCGCCGCCGACGGGTTCGGCGCCCCGACCAACACGCTCACCGAGCCCGTCTGGGACACCGTCAAGCGCGACCTCTCCCGCATCGTCAGCAACCTCAAGCTCGTCGTCTTCCCCAACCCCTTCCGCGAGGACCCCGGCAAGGCGCTCCGCGACTGGGACCTCTGGGgccccttcttcttcatcgtcctcctcggTCTCACACTCTCCTGGTCGGCCTCCGTCAGGAAG TCTGAAGTATTTGCTGTTGCTTTTGCCGTACTGGCTGCCGGTGCTATAATTCTCACGCTGAATGTGCTGCTTCTG GGTGGCCAGATCATCTTCTTCCAAAGTCTCAGTCTTCTTGGATACTGCTTGTTCCCTTTGGATGTTGGAGCTCTGATTTGCCTGCTGAATGACAACGACATACTGAAGATCGTTGTTGTGGCAGTAACATTAGCGTGGAGCTCCTGGGCAGCATATCCGTTTATGAGCGCTGCCGTCAATCCGAGGAGAAAAGCCTTGGCGCTTTATCCTGTCTTCCTCCTGTATGTTTCTGTCGGCTTCCTCATAATCGCAATAAACTAA